From one Deinococcus sp. NW-56 genomic stretch:
- a CDS encoding IS3 family transposase (programmed frameshift) — translation MGERKRYSKEFKQEAVRLAKEPDRSVLQVAQGLGISDSALHRWMREFAGQGGAAFPGHGKQVLTPEQAEIKRLQRELDIARQERDVLKKAGGLLRPGTMTAFEFIEGHRDEFRLDVMCRMLGVTKSGYFTWRGRPISTRKTKDAELKDEIERIHIRSKGRYGVPRVHAELRAAGTACSRRRVARLMREAGLRGKVRKRYKATTQADPAHPPAEDLVRRNFEVTAPNTVWVSDMSYLPTKEGWLYLAVVLDLHSRLVVGWSMGERLTTDLPLSALKMALDRRRPPPGLIHHSDRGSQYTSSAYRGALEAQGALASMGKKGDCFDNAVVESFFSTLKRELLLDHVFHTRQEGRSQVFEYVEMFYNRQRRHSFLGYRSPVEFERIREPVAA, via the exons GTGGGAGAGCGAAAGAGGTACAGCAAAGAGTTCAAGCAGGAGGCCGTCCGGCTCGCCAAAGAGCCGGACCGGAGCGTGCTCCAGGTCGCGCAGGGCCTGGGGATCAGCGACTCGGCCCTGCACCGCTGGATGCGTGAGTTCGCAGGGCAGGGAGGGGCGGCCTTTCCCGGGCACGGGAAGCAGGTCCTGACCCCTGAGCAGGCCGAAATCAAGCGGTTGCAACGGGAGTTGGACATTGCACGTCAGGAGCGTGATGTCCTGAAAAAAGCCG GTGGCCTTCTTCGCCCGGGAACAATGACGGCCTTCGAGTTCATCGAAGGGCACCGGGACGAGTTTCGTCTCGACGTGATGTGCCGCATGCTCGGCGTGACCAAGAGCGGGTACTTCACTTGGCGAGGAAGGCCGATCAGCACGAGGAAAACCAAGGATGCCGAGCTGAAGGACGAGATTGAGCGCATCCATATCAGGAGCAAGGGCCGCTACGGCGTCCCCCGGGTTCACGCCGAGTTGCGAGCTGCTGGGACGGCGTGCTCGCGTCGTCGGGTGGCCCGCCTCATGCGTGAGGCGGGCCTGCGGGGCAAGGTCCGCAAAAGGTACAAAGCCACCACCCAGGCGGACCCGGCTCACCCACCCGCCGAGGACCTGGTGCGCCGCAACTTCGAGGTCACCGCACCGAACACGGTGTGGGTCAGCGACATGTCGTACCTGCCCACAAAAGAGGGCTGGTTGTATCTGGCCGTCGTGCTGGACCTGCACTCCCGGCTGGTGGTGGGCTGGTCGATGGGGGAACGGCTCACCACGGACCTGCCGCTCTCGGCACTCAAGATGGCCTTGGACCGGCGGCGACCGCCGCCGGGACTGATCCACCATAGCGATAGGGGCAGCCAATACACGAGTTCCGCTTACCGAGGCGCCCTGGAGGCCCAGGGCGCCCTAGCGAGCATGGGCAAGAAAGGGGATTGTTTCGATAACGCCGTCGTGGAGAGCTTTTTCTCGACCCTGAAGCGAGAGCTGTTGTTGGACCACGTGTTCCACACGCGCCAGGAGGGGCGATCACAGGTGTTCGAGTACGTGGAGATGTTCTACAACCGGCAACGGCGGCACTCGTTCCTGGGCTACCGAAGCCCGGTAGAATTCGAGCGGATCAGGGAACCCGTAGCGGCGTAA
- a CDS encoding type I restriction enzyme HsdR N-terminal domain-containing protein, protein MTDPHNGELHEAIEKIRGALEATPRKSRRILLKTLLREFGFKVRSADRLTRITEGLNRAGILVAPDLATCDREAWVTLSLVDPSLPVHPVEELRPPVPDISQDAWFEDVQTKTFASEREVEIRFILPLLERLGYHEQDRADGFPVDIVVGVRKTRAEADFVLFDGDRREVGNVLLVVEAKRTGKRLTDHVAQARSYAMFLHSPYYLLTNGDDLRVFLYRSPIEADVEVYNSHRNALRENFADLYRLIGRAAVVDYRRAVAQGR, encoded by the coding sequence ATGACCGACCCGCACAACGGCGAGCTGCATGAGGCCATTGAGAAGATTCGGGGCGCTCTGGAGGCGACGCCCCGAAAATCCCGCCGCATCCTGCTCAAGACCCTGCTCCGGGAGTTTGGCTTCAAGGTCCGGTCGGCCGACCGACTGACCCGCATCACCGAGGGGCTGAACCGGGCTGGGATCCTCGTGGCGCCGGACCTGGCCACCTGTGACCGGGAGGCCTGGGTCACCCTCTCCCTGGTCGACCCGAGTCTCCCGGTCCATCCCGTTGAAGAACTTCGTCCCCCCGTGCCAGACATTTCACAGGACGCGTGGTTCGAAGACGTGCAGACCAAGACGTTTGCCAGCGAACGCGAGGTCGAAATCCGGTTCATTCTTCCCCTGCTCGAGCGGCTCGGGTACCACGAGCAGGACCGCGCAGACGGCTTCCCCGTGGACATTGTGGTGGGTGTTCGGAAGACCCGGGCGGAGGCGGATTTCGTGCTGTTTGACGGAGACAGGAGGGAGGTGGGCAACGTCTTGCTGGTCGTGGAGGCCAAGCGCACAGGCAAACGCCTGACCGACCATGTGGCGCAGGCCCGCAGTTACGCCATGTTCCTGCACTCGCCCTATTACCTGTTGACCAATGGGGATGACCTGCGTGTGTTCCTGTACCGCAGTCCCATTGAGGCCGACGTTGAGGTTTACAACAGCCACCGCAATGCCCTGCGGGAGAATTTTGCCGACCTTTACCGGCTGATCGGCCGAGCAGCCGTCGTGGACTATCGCCGCGCAGTCGCACAGGGGCGCTAG
- the pglZ gene encoding BREX-1 system phosphatase PglZ type B: MTTLLSALENALRHAGEYHRGEVAPPACLLWPDPEGEWQEAAAALRGRRPLLELGTYDPDRQCGPAIWLRTVLDTEDWTTPPVIYLPGVRRDDLRSESAPPHLQPLVELQYRGAVFSHPNGKAWTVASFLGNTTHGLGLEVAPGARSALAAHLSLLLTTPLDTLRARVPLTARNVQSLAFPDLAGDVLEWLNTPGAEVPDALNSAVLGEYDLSLAEGRLSVAAHLAGRQGSWSAVWTRFAAAPGRFPGVVAALEGVGPPASAGWTLAAAEVWPGVNDAAERALEEGLRALVGRPGPEVAVGVQALEDAHGARRGFVWTELGRSPLAGALAPLTQLVEHAARPLTGQSAAELAAAYAEGGYGTDLAVLDTLAAVDRDDHLTLVGQVLRGPYLGWLERVNAAFMAAVQAEVGTGNRTLLQPRSGGWTAAPGLAVVFVDGLRYDVAARLQERLSGATLDWQFAALPTVTPTAKPAVAPHGGGIDPLNPERLTLGYLARAVSAQVLRQLLETRGFLPLAPDTTGNPAGAAWTEAGDLDRLGHARGERLAHHLDGELTRIARRVQALLAAGYREVRVVTDHGWLLLPGELPKLDLPASLTLFRKGRCAVLKEGNASGYPTLPWTWDASVEVTLAPGVHAFEAGEVYAHGGLSLQESVVPVLTVKGSAAPSPAVEILEWRWRGNRLRVEVAGGTGLTLDLRRRATDPASSILTGPKPVGDGGLASLLVEGDELDGLEVTLVVLDAGGAVLRQQAVTVGENA; encoded by the coding sequence ATGACGACCCTGCTTTCCGCCCTGGAGAACGCCCTGCGGCACGCGGGCGAGTACCACCGGGGAGAGGTGGCCCCGCCCGCGTGCCTGCTGTGGCCTGATCCGGAAGGGGAATGGCAGGAGGCCGCGGCGGCCCTGCGGGGGCGGCGGCCCCTGCTGGAACTGGGCACCTACGACCCTGACAGGCAGTGTGGCCCGGCCATCTGGCTGCGGACCGTGCTGGACACGGAGGACTGGACCACGCCCCCGGTGATCTATCTGCCCGGCGTGCGCCGGGACGATCTTCGCAGCGAGTCGGCGCCTCCTCACCTGCAACCGTTGGTGGAGTTGCAGTACCGGGGAGCCGTGTTCTCCCACCCGAACGGCAAGGCCTGGACGGTGGCGTCGTTCCTGGGGAACACCACGCACGGGCTGGGGTTGGAAGTGGCGCCGGGAGCGCGGTCCGCACTGGCGGCGCACCTGAGCCTCCTGCTGACGACGCCGCTGGACACGCTGCGGGCACGGGTCCCCCTGACGGCCCGCAACGTGCAGTCTCTCGCCTTCCCCGACCTCGCGGGGGACGTGCTGGAGTGGCTGAACACGCCGGGCGCAGAGGTGCCGGATGCCTTGAACAGCGCCGTGTTGGGCGAGTACGACCTGTCCCTGGCCGAGGGGCGGCTGAGTGTGGCCGCCCACCTCGCGGGGCGGCAGGGCAGTTGGAGTGCAGTATGGACACGGTTTGCCGCCGCTCCGGGCCGCTTTCCGGGCGTGGTGGCCGCGCTGGAGGGAGTCGGGCCGCCGGCGAGCGCCGGGTGGACACTGGCCGCTGCCGAGGTCTGGCCAGGAGTCAATGACGCCGCAGAACGCGCCCTGGAAGAGGGGCTCCGGGCACTGGTGGGCCGCCCGGGGCCGGAGGTCGCGGTGGGCGTGCAGGCGCTGGAGGACGCGCACGGGGCACGCCGGGGATTCGTCTGGACCGAGTTGGGGCGCTCGCCGCTGGCAGGCGCACTGGCGCCCCTGACGCAGCTGGTCGAGCACGCCGCCCGGCCGCTGACGGGGCAGAGCGCCGCCGAGCTGGCCGCCGCCTATGCGGAGGGCGGGTACGGGACCGACCTCGCGGTGCTGGACACCCTGGCGGCGGTGGACCGGGACGACCATCTGACGCTGGTGGGACAGGTGTTGCGCGGACCGTACCTCGGCTGGCTGGAACGGGTGAACGCGGCCTTCATGGCGGCAGTGCAGGCCGAGGTGGGAACGGGGAACCGCACGCTCCTCCAACCCCGGTCAGGGGGGTGGACGGCCGCGCCCGGACTGGCGGTGGTGTTCGTGGATGGCCTGCGCTACGACGTGGCCGCGCGGTTGCAGGAGCGCCTGTCCGGGGCGACCCTGGACTGGCAGTTCGCGGCGCTGCCCACGGTGACCCCGACCGCCAAGCCGGCGGTGGCCCCCCACGGGGGGGGAATCGACCCCCTGAACCCGGAGCGCCTGACCCTGGGGTACCTGGCCCGCGCGGTCAGCGCCCAGGTGCTGCGGCAACTGCTGGAGACGCGGGGCTTTCTCCCCCTCGCCCCGGACACGACGGGAAACCCGGCGGGCGCGGCCTGGACGGAAGCGGGCGACCTGGACCGGCTCGGCCACGCCCGCGGCGAGCGGTTGGCCCACCACCTGGACGGCGAGCTCACCCGGATCGCCCGGCGGGTGCAGGCCCTCCTGGCCGCGGGCTACCGCGAAGTGCGGGTGGTTACCGACCACGGCTGGCTGCTGCTGCCCGGCGAGTTGCCCAAATTGGACCTCCCGGCCTCCCTGACCCTCTTTCGCAAGGGCCGCTGCGCCGTGCTGAAAGAGGGGAACGCGAGCGGTTACCCGACCCTGCCCTGGACGTGGGACGCGTCGGTGGAGGTCACCCTGGCCCCTGGCGTCCACGCCTTCGAGGCAGGCGAGGTGTACGCCCACGGCGGCCTGAGCCTCCAGGAGAGCGTGGTTCCGGTCCTGACCGTGAAGGGCAGCGCGGCCCCTTCTCCTGCTGTAGAGATTCTGGAGTGGCGTTGGCGGGGCAACCGCCTGCGGGTCGAGGTCGCGGGGGGCACGGGGCTGACCCTCGACCTGCGCCGCCGGGCCACCGATCCGGCCAGCAGCATCCTCACCGGGCCGAAGCCGGTGGGGGACGGGGGACTGGCCTCCCTGCTGGTGGAGGGGGATGAGCTCGATGGTCTGGAGGTGACGCTGGTCGTGCTGGACGCGGGTGGCGCAGTCCTGCGGCAGCAGGCGGTCACCGTGGGGGAAAACGCATGA
- the brxL gene encoding BREX system Lon protease-like protein BrxL: MNLDIIDRLAASVFEGYLVRKDLAGQFKGQYPVPTYVGEFLLGRYCASTDEEEIREGLDVVQRLMNERTVRAGTQELFKARARERGSVKLIDLVTARLDAKTDAYLAELPSLQLRDVRITPELVQEHERMLTGGFYAEVELEYDAVIAAEKSGRPFGVASLRPIQLSKRSALTELAQGRAAFTSEQWKALLLRSVGFEPEALSERARDVLLLRMVPFVERNYNAVELGPRGTGKSHLYQQVSPYAHLVSGGKASVARMFVNNSTGQRGLVTQYDVVCFDEVSGVSFDQKDGVNIMKGYMESGEFSRGRESIRADGGVVMVGNFDVDVTHQQRTGHLFGPMPPEMRDDTALMDRIHAYLPGWDVPKLHAGLFTGHFGLVSDFLAECWHQLRFQGRWHGVAHRVRLGGALSGRDTTAVGRTVSGLLKLVSPDEAAEIEDADLEWAVRLALEVRRRVKEQQKRIGSAEFRNTHFSYQLGEEGVERFVTTPELQSDDAIGTDPLPPGQVWALGTGGLDEHAGLYRIDVTEGPGSGVRVLNNPVPRPFQESIRFAEQNLYAQARFLVGERDPRQHEYSVQLRAFDSARSGSSLGLPALLALCSVLLGRSLRGGLIVAGHLNLGGGLDPVYNAVDLAELAAEKQAAALLVPISARKQLNDLSDDVAARLTLLYYTDARDALLKALVE, encoded by the coding sequence ATGAATCTGGACATCATCGACCGGCTGGCCGCTTCTGTCTTCGAGGGGTACCTCGTGCGCAAGGACCTCGCGGGACAGTTCAAGGGCCAGTACCCGGTGCCCACCTATGTCGGCGAGTTCCTGCTGGGCCGGTACTGCGCCAGCACCGACGAGGAGGAGATCCGGGAAGGGCTGGACGTGGTGCAGCGGCTGATGAACGAGCGCACCGTCCGGGCGGGCACCCAGGAACTGTTCAAGGCCCGTGCCCGCGAGCGGGGCAGCGTCAAGCTCATCGACCTGGTGACTGCCCGGCTGGACGCGAAGACCGACGCCTACCTCGCTGAGCTGCCCAGCCTGCAGCTGCGCGACGTGCGGATCACGCCGGAACTGGTGCAGGAGCACGAGCGGATGCTCACCGGGGGCTTCTACGCCGAGGTGGAGCTGGAATACGACGCCGTCATCGCCGCCGAGAAAAGCGGACGGCCTTTCGGCGTGGCGTCCCTGCGGCCCATTCAGCTCTCCAAACGCTCGGCCCTCACCGAATTGGCACAGGGCCGGGCGGCCTTCACCAGCGAGCAGTGGAAGGCTTTGCTGCTGCGCAGCGTGGGCTTTGAGCCGGAGGCCCTGAGCGAGCGGGCCAGGGACGTGCTGCTGTTGCGGATGGTGCCCTTCGTGGAGCGCAACTACAACGCGGTCGAACTTGGACCACGCGGCACCGGCAAATCGCACCTCTACCAGCAGGTATCGCCGTATGCCCACCTCGTGTCGGGGGGCAAGGCCAGTGTGGCCCGCATGTTCGTGAACAATTCGACCGGGCAGCGCGGCCTCGTCACCCAGTACGACGTCGTCTGCTTTGACGAGGTGTCTGGCGTGTCGTTCGACCAGAAGGACGGCGTCAACATCATGAAGGGGTACATGGAAAGCGGAGAGTTCTCGCGGGGCCGCGAGAGCATCCGCGCCGACGGCGGCGTGGTGATGGTCGGGAACTTCGATGTGGACGTCACGCATCAGCAGCGCACCGGGCACCTCTTCGGCCCGATGCCCCCGGAGATGCGCGACGACACCGCCCTGATGGACCGCATCCACGCCTACCTGCCCGGCTGGGACGTGCCGAAACTGCACGCCGGGCTGTTCACCGGTCACTTCGGGCTGGTCAGCGACTTCCTGGCCGAATGCTGGCATCAGCTGCGCTTTCAGGGCCGCTGGCATGGGGTTGCTCACCGCGTCCGGCTGGGCGGAGCGCTGAGTGGCCGCGACACCACCGCTGTGGGGCGCACCGTCAGTGGCCTGCTGAAGCTCGTCTCGCCCGACGAGGCAGCGGAGATCGAGGACGCCGATCTGGAGTGGGCGGTGCGCCTCGCGCTGGAGGTCCGCCGCCGGGTCAAGGAACAGCAAAAGCGCATCGGCAGCGCAGAGTTCCGCAACACGCACTTCAGCTACCAGCTTGGCGAGGAGGGAGTGGAGCGCTTCGTGACCACGCCGGAGTTGCAAAGTGACGACGCCATCGGGACCGATCCCCTGCCGCCCGGACAGGTGTGGGCCCTGGGGACCGGGGGCCTGGACGAACATGCGGGGCTCTACCGCATCGACGTGACGGAGGGGCCAGGAAGCGGCGTGCGCGTGCTGAACAACCCGGTGCCGCGGCCCTTTCAGGAGAGCATCCGCTTCGCCGAGCAAAACCTCTACGCCCAGGCCCGCTTCCTGGTGGGGGAACGTGACCCCCGGCAGCACGAATACTCCGTGCAACTCCGCGCCTTTGACTCGGCCCGCAGTGGCAGCAGCCTGGGTCTCCCGGCCCTGCTCGCGCTGTGCAGCGTGCTGCTGGGGCGCTCCCTGCGCGGCGGCCTGATCGTGGCGGGGCATCTCAATCTGGGGGGCGGCCTCGACCCCGTGTACAACGCCGTCGACCTGGCCGAGCTGGCCGCCGAGAAACAGGCCGCCGCGCTGTTGGTCCCCATCAGTGCCCGCAAGCAACTCAACGACCTCTCCGACGACGTGGCCGCCCGGCTGACCCTGCTGTATTACACCGACGCGCGGGACGCCCTGCTCAAGGCGCTGGTGGAGTAG
- a CDS encoding McrC family protein, with translation MSHVVAREHDLVVRESGAPVCLPGAAFDALLEVVEDPELNPVAVPVLHRGQLAVKLTQWVGAVQLPDGTVLEILPKTHARGDDVGASRDLLLRMLAAVDARFRVAPPTALDPARMPLFEVFLSFALEGFRAGVGRGVPHRYAPVREERSSFKGRLDATRQVRQPLHRAHLLHVEYDEYLPDRPETRLVRLSVERIARLTGRQDTRRLAQALAHVLEGVPASGDPRRDERAWSLERGYRHFEALRGYCRLILHELNPVVRGQATTSFAVLFDMNVLYERYVAFLLRQKYPGWTIDTQRRGEALATSGGDKAFPVRPDLYVKTTGGEVIVADTKWKRLDPTAAPAYGISNADAYQLLAYSEVFQGRDGRRDVVLLYPELPGLPRRFGPLTLPSGSALHVQTVPLHDLPAFMREFELAGHVEAPDPGRGSP, from the coding sequence ATGAGCCACGTCGTCGCCCGTGAACATGACCTGGTGGTGCGGGAGTCCGGTGCTCCCGTCTGTCTGCCGGGCGCAGCGTTCGATGCCCTGCTCGAGGTGGTGGAAGATCCCGAACTGAACCCGGTGGCGGTCCCGGTGCTTCACCGCGGCCAGCTGGCCGTGAAGCTCACGCAGTGGGTGGGGGCCGTGCAGTTGCCGGACGGCACCGTGCTGGAGATCCTGCCGAAAACCCATGCCCGGGGAGACGACGTGGGGGCCAGCCGCGACCTCCTGCTGCGGATGCTGGCCGCGGTGGACGCCCGGTTCCGGGTGGCGCCCCCCACGGCCCTCGACCCGGCCCGGATGCCACTGTTCGAGGTCTTCCTGAGCTTTGCCCTGGAAGGGTTCAGGGCCGGTGTGGGGCGGGGCGTTCCGCACCGCTACGCCCCCGTGCGGGAGGAACGCTCCTCCTTCAAAGGCCGCCTCGACGCCACGCGGCAGGTGCGGCAGCCCCTGCACCGGGCCCACCTGCTGCACGTCGAGTATGACGAGTACCTCCCGGACCGCCCGGAGACCCGGCTGGTGAGGCTGAGCGTGGAGCGGATCGCCCGGTTGACGGGTCGCCAGGACACCCGGCGTCTGGCCCAGGCCCTCGCGCACGTGCTGGAGGGTGTGCCCGCGAGCGGGGATCCCAGACGCGACGAGCGGGCGTGGTCCCTGGAGCGCGGGTACCGCCACTTCGAGGCCCTGCGGGGGTACTGCCGCCTGATCCTGCACGAGCTCAATCCTGTGGTCCGGGGCCAGGCTACGACGTCGTTCGCCGTGCTGTTCGATATGAACGTGCTCTACGAGCGGTACGTGGCGTTCCTGCTGCGGCAGAAGTATCCGGGCTGGACCATCGACACGCAGCGCCGGGGCGAGGCGCTGGCCACCTCCGGCGGAGACAAGGCCTTTCCTGTGCGGCCCGACCTGTACGTCAAAACCACAGGGGGCGAGGTCATCGTGGCGGATACGAAGTGGAAACGTCTTGACCCCACCGCAGCTCCTGCCTATGGGATCAGCAACGCTGACGCCTACCAGTTGTTGGCCTACAGCGAGGTGTTTCAGGGGCGGGATGGTCGCCGGGATGTGGTCCTGCTGTATCCGGAGCTGCCGGGGCTGCCGCGGCGGTTCGGCCCCTTGACCCTGCCCAGTGGGAGTGCCCTGCACGTCCAGACGGTGCCCCTGCACGACCTGCCCGCGTTTATGCGTGAATTCGAGCTGGCAGGACACGTGGAAGCGCCCGACCCGGGAAGAGGATCCCCTTGA
- a CDS encoding McrB family protein: MAGELQPETFAAALVIYMVGVPRLTQGLFWLSPWRNLPLNGVNVPYLTSLGITGADRIESLADYQAVLEQAASLEQTFPELSAAAWVHAQAVPTTIRPVGDGHQPEVLFTPPADVPLNQILYGPPGTGKTYAVTEEVLRILAPAFLAAHGEPHQREALKAEYGRLVDTGAVTFVTFHQGFTYEDFIEGLKPRVENGQVVFREETGIFLDAVRRAGGRVREEDPELLPRAHVLVIDEINRGNVAKIFGELLTLLEDTKRAGASDALSVRLPVSRFELTVPPSLYIIGTMNTADRSLTPLDAALRRRFTFKAVWPDAALLPERLGVAGGQLNLRRFLEVLNDRLEERLTRDQLIGHAYLLNLPARLDAVAGALRNRILPLLEEYFFEDWPSIREVLGDDRKTDPADQFIHVIGEGERRRYRYNEEALTRLSAFTGVYDPA, encoded by the coding sequence GTGGCCGGAGAGCTGCAGCCGGAGACCTTCGCTGCCGCTCTGGTGATCTACATGGTGGGCGTACCCCGGCTGACCCAGGGACTGTTCTGGCTCAGTCCCTGGCGCAACCTTCCTCTCAATGGTGTGAACGTCCCGTACCTGACGTCATTGGGCATCACTGGGGCCGACCGCATCGAAAGCCTGGCCGATTATCAAGCGGTCCTGGAGCAGGCCGCGAGCCTGGAACAGACATTCCCCGAGCTGTCCGCAGCCGCCTGGGTCCACGCGCAGGCTGTCCCCACGACCATTCGGCCGGTGGGTGACGGGCATCAGCCCGAGGTGCTGTTCACGCCGCCTGCGGACGTGCCGCTCAATCAGATTCTGTACGGTCCGCCCGGGACCGGAAAGACGTATGCGGTGACCGAGGAGGTGCTGCGCATCCTCGCGCCCGCCTTTCTGGCCGCCCACGGTGAGCCCCATCAGCGGGAGGCGCTGAAGGCGGAATACGGCCGTTTGGTGGACACCGGAGCGGTGACGTTCGTGACGTTCCACCAGGGCTTTACCTATGAAGACTTTATCGAGGGCCTCAAGCCCCGGGTGGAGAATGGCCAAGTCGTCTTTCGTGAGGAAACCGGCATCTTTCTGGACGCTGTGCGCCGCGCCGGCGGCCGGGTGAGGGAGGAAGACCCCGAGCTGTTGCCGCGGGCCCACGTCCTGGTCATCGACGAGATCAACCGGGGCAACGTGGCCAAGATCTTCGGGGAACTGCTGACCCTGCTGGAAGACACCAAGCGGGCGGGGGCCAGCGACGCCCTGAGCGTCCGGTTACCGGTGAGCCGCTTCGAGCTGACCGTGCCGCCGAGCCTCTACATCATCGGCACCATGAACACGGCCGACCGCAGCCTCACGCCACTGGACGCGGCCTTGCGGCGTCGGTTTACCTTCAAGGCCGTCTGGCCCGACGCGGCACTGCTGCCGGAGCGCCTCGGTGTGGCCGGGGGACAGCTGAACCTGCGCCGCTTCCTGGAGGTGCTCAACGACCGGCTCGAGGAGCGCCTGACGCGGGACCAGCTCATCGGCCACGCCTACCTGCTGAACCTTCCCGCGCGGCTCGACGCGGTGGCCGGGGCGCTGAGAAACAGGATTCTGCCGCTGCTCGAGGAATACTTCTTCGAGGACTGGCCGAGCATCCGGGAAGTGCTGGGCGACGACCGCAAGACTGACCCGGCCGACCAGTTCATCCACGTCATCGGGGAGGGCGAGCGGCGCCGTTACCGCTACAACGAGGAGGCCCTGACCCGCCTGAGCGCCTTTACCGGCGTCTATGACCCGGCATGA
- a CDS encoding DUF4357 domain-containing protein, with protein MIEQGQTLRPEAGGPFPFERFAADARQWGEQHDVRTVNALLDDRYGPVLLDALLQAGAGQPLRPSRDRSFTGKRDTAVRIPFNLGTHEFWGGAKLHHQEHNADGVPRGLSFTLGLPHGNGPEMARQGFQDEAAFAAYLEALFAPLPLTQPPLLESHGSLGRQTPLIPARRAEVEDKLRRYRNAWGQSRKLQVYVILTPEELESGAFLELLQAAVAWCAGLIAALQRVTAVGAANLDTAPLAQDRDTYELTFENVRALGARVGETFVVRAGSTARAQVAPSFETHHYAKLRASLIEEGRLTLQPGGEALVFQQDVPFDSASAAAAVIVGRAANGLKEWKEPGTNRTLRDSLAGVLPSEWLQAPTFEWIPFFEALAGRLLDFESAEGQVELLRVLRTAGVNINHDQGEALSVVDPFTFFSLVLKSKSDARIQGFFEVIARELNIQEAVPRTFVGVPWSDPRSA; from the coding sequence GTGATTGAACAAGGGCAGACTCTTCGTCCAGAAGCAGGGGGGCCATTCCCCTTTGAGCGGTTCGCGGCGGACGCCCGCCAGTGGGGGGAGCAGCACGACGTCAGGACCGTCAATGCCCTGCTGGATGACCGGTACGGCCCTGTGCTTCTGGACGCGTTGTTGCAGGCTGGGGCAGGCCAGCCTCTGCGGCCAAGTCGGGACCGGTCCTTCACCGGAAAGCGCGATACGGCGGTTCGCATTCCCTTCAACCTGGGCACCCACGAATTCTGGGGCGGGGCCAAGTTGCACCATCAGGAACACAACGCCGATGGCGTGCCGAGGGGGCTGTCCTTCACGCTGGGTCTGCCCCACGGCAACGGTCCAGAAATGGCCCGGCAGGGCTTTCAGGATGAGGCGGCGTTTGCCGCTTACCTGGAGGCGCTCTTCGCTCCACTCCCTCTGACACAGCCACCACTGCTGGAAAGCCACGGATCACTCGGGCGGCAAACGCCCCTGATTCCGGCGCGCCGGGCGGAGGTGGAGGACAAGCTGCGCCGCTACCGGAATGCCTGGGGTCAGTCCAGAAAACTGCAGGTCTACGTGATCCTGACGCCAGAGGAACTGGAGAGCGGCGCATTCCTGGAACTTTTGCAGGCAGCGGTGGCCTGGTGCGCCGGGCTGATCGCCGCTTTGCAGCGGGTCACCGCGGTTGGGGCAGCGAATCTGGACACTGCCCCTCTGGCTCAGGACAGGGACACGTACGAATTGACATTCGAGAACGTGCGGGCGCTTGGTGCGAGGGTGGGGGAGACCTTTGTGGTCCGGGCAGGGAGCACCGCCCGGGCGCAGGTGGCTCCCTCGTTCGAGACGCACCATTACGCAAAGCTGCGGGCCTCGCTCATCGAGGAAGGTCGCCTCACGCTGCAGCCCGGCGGGGAAGCGCTGGTCTTCCAGCAGGACGTCCCGTTCGATTCGGCCAGTGCGGCGGCGGCCGTCATTGTGGGCCGGGCGGCCAATGGCCTGAAGGAATGGAAGGAACCGGGGACGAACCGCACCCTCCGGGATTCACTGGCCGGTGTGCTGCCCAGTGAATGGCTGCAGGCGCCCACCTTCGAGTGGATCCCGTTCTTCGAAGCGCTCGCTGGGCGCCTGCTGGACTTTGAGTCGGCAGAGGGGCAGGTGGAGTTGCTGCGTGTCCTGCGAACCGCGGGGGTCAACATCAACCACGACCAGGGGGAGGCGTTGTCGGTCGTTGATCCCTTTACCTTCTTCTCGCTGGTGCTCAAGTCGAAGTCGGATGCCCGAATTCAGGGGTTTTTCGAGGTGATCGCCCGGGAGCTGAACATCCAGGAGGCTGTCCCCCGCACCTTCGTCGGTGTGCCCTGGAGTGATCCACGGAGTGCCTAG